One segment of Streptomyces sp. NBC_01463 DNA contains the following:
- a CDS encoding beta-ketoacyl-[acyl-carrier-protein] synthase family protein, producing MTAGSRAVAVTGLGMITPAGVGREATWQGVLRGESTAARDSQLKEFPTDFSCRIPPMRAGEGRIGGGKAWRMARFSQLAVLAAREAVADAGLDPKSWDGTRVAVVIGSGLAGAAHLEEQTARLLQAGPDLVSPVLIPMLISNMAAGEVLLDLGARGPSLATETACASGASALAVARDLLLSGACDIAVAGGTEAAVSPVVTTGFQRMGALSSRTGDPAAASRPFAADRDGFVISEGAAILVLERVADARARGRSGYAQLAGAGLSSDAHHPTAPAPGGTVAETALRNAVAEAGLSPSDIDHVNAHGTSTPLNDSMEAELIDRVLPHRPSITAAKGVLGHSLGAAGAIEAALTALTIHRSTVPPIANLTPKTLAFPLRCVMGEPRQETVRAAASHSFGFGGHNVVLVLRSA from the coding sequence GTGACGGCTGGCAGCCGTGCGGTCGCCGTCACCGGTCTGGGGATGATCACCCCGGCCGGTGTCGGCCGCGAGGCGACCTGGCAGGGTGTGCTGCGCGGTGAGTCCACGGCGGCCCGGGACTCCCAGCTCAAGGAATTCCCCACCGACTTCTCCTGCCGGATCCCTCCCATGCGCGCCGGCGAGGGGCGCATCGGCGGCGGCAAGGCATGGAGGATGGCCCGCTTCAGTCAGCTGGCCGTGCTCGCCGCACGCGAGGCCGTCGCCGACGCCGGCCTGGACCCGAAGAGCTGGGACGGCACCCGGGTGGCCGTGGTGATCGGCTCCGGGCTCGCGGGCGCCGCCCACCTGGAGGAACAGACGGCTCGCCTGCTGCAGGCCGGGCCGGATCTTGTGTCGCCGGTGCTGATCCCCATGCTCATCTCCAACATGGCAGCGGGCGAAGTGCTCCTGGACCTGGGCGCTCGCGGGCCCTCGCTCGCCACCGAGACCGCGTGCGCGTCAGGGGCGAGCGCCCTGGCCGTGGCCCGCGACCTGCTGCTGTCCGGCGCCTGCGACATCGCGGTCGCCGGCGGCACCGAAGCAGCCGTCAGCCCCGTGGTCACCACCGGCTTCCAGCGGATGGGCGCCCTCTCGTCTCGTACCGGCGACCCGGCGGCGGCCTCGCGTCCGTTCGCGGCCGACCGGGACGGATTCGTCATCTCGGAAGGTGCCGCGATCCTGGTCCTGGAGCGGGTCGCCGACGCTCGGGCCCGCGGCAGGAGCGGATACGCGCAGTTGGCGGGAGCCGGGCTGAGCTCGGACGCCCACCACCCCACGGCACCCGCGCCCGGTGGAACAGTGGCCGAGACCGCGCTGCGCAACGCCGTCGCCGAAGCCGGCCTCAGCCCGTCGGACATCGACCACGTCAACGCCCACGGCACCTCCACGCCACTGAACGACAGCATGGAGGCGGAGCTCATCGACCGCGTGCTGCCGCACCGCCCCAGCATCACCGCCGCCAAGGGCGTGCTGGGACACAGCCTCGGGGCGGCCGGAGCCATCGAGGCGGCGCTCACGGCGCTGACCATCCACCGTTCCACGGTCCCGCCGATCGCCAACCTCACCCCGAAGACCCTGGCCTTCCCCCTGCGGTGCGTGATGGGGGAGCCGCGCCAGGAGACCGTACGCGCCGCCGCAAGCCACTCCTTCGGCTTCGGCGGGCACAACGTGGTCCTGGTCCTGCGCTCGGCCTGA
- a CDS encoding sugar ABC transporter permease, translating into MTLLSSAPGGASVRRPAPPSPPPARTARRKQSGVVLAVPALVWYLVFMVGPLVAIFVIAALHWPGMLQPVSFAGLDNVRTVLDDPVFWDSVGNTATQLVIALPVMIVCAYMLGYYVAQKPPGHRVLRYLLFIPGLISTPAKAMVFYAVLSPDGMLNGALDKAGLGSLTDAWLASPSTALYCLIVLDVWSGIGFTAVLFAARLGSVPDEIGEAAQLDGAGHWRAMWRIHFPVIRDFVGVVTMLQFLWTLFGSAQNVLLLTQGGPGSSSTTLSFLVYQKAFIAADLGYSQTVGVVLFLVGLAGLLTIRRVFRQNY; encoded by the coding sequence ATGACGTTGCTCTCGTCCGCCCCGGGCGGCGCCTCGGTCCGCCGGCCGGCCCCGCCCTCACCTCCTCCCGCACGGACCGCACGCCGCAAGCAGTCCGGGGTCGTCCTCGCCGTGCCGGCACTGGTCTGGTACCTCGTCTTCATGGTCGGCCCGCTGGTCGCCATCTTCGTCATCGCGGCCCTGCACTGGCCGGGCATGCTCCAGCCCGTGTCCTTCGCCGGGCTCGACAACGTCCGCACGGTGCTGGACGACCCGGTCTTCTGGGACTCGGTGGGCAACACCGCCACCCAGCTGGTCATCGCCCTTCCCGTGATGATCGTCTGCGCGTACATGCTCGGGTACTACGTCGCGCAGAAGCCGCCGGGCCACCGCGTCCTGCGCTACCTGCTCTTCATCCCCGGCCTGATCTCCACGCCCGCCAAGGCGATGGTCTTCTACGCGGTCCTCTCGCCCGACGGGATGCTCAACGGCGCACTGGACAAGGCCGGTCTGGGTTCGCTCACCGACGCCTGGCTCGCCTCCCCGTCCACCGCCCTCTACTGCCTCATCGTCCTCGACGTGTGGAGCGGCATCGGATTCACCGCCGTGCTCTTCGCCGCCCGGCTCGGCAGCGTGCCGGACGAGATAGGCGAGGCCGCCCAGCTCGACGGCGCCGGCCACTGGCGCGCCATGTGGCGCATCCACTTCCCCGTCATCCGCGACTTCGTCGGCGTCGTGACCATGCTCCAGTTCCTGTGGACGCTGTTCGGCTCCGCGCAGAACGTACTGCTGCTCACGCAGGGCGGCCCCGGAAGCTCGTCGACAACGTTGTCCTTCCTCGTCTACCAGAAGGCGTTCATCGCGGCCGACCTCGGCTACAGCCAGACGGTCGGCGTGGTCCTGTTCCTGGTCGGTCTGGCCGGGCTGCTGACGATCCGTCGCGTCTTCCGCCAGAACTACTGA
- a CDS encoding sugar nucleotide-binding protein, protein MTVLVVGGSGFLGAELLRQAVAAGHPTAATYATRPGSAQGVAWYDLDLRDPGRVEAVVADVGPRVIVNASSGEADWAVTAEGPVRLAMAAARSGSRLIHVSSDAVFSGARVHYGESCLPDPVSPYGAAKAAAETGVLLVHPDAVIARTSLIIGDGQSKHERVVHELVAGTRDGVLFTDDIRCPVHVADLAAALMELASGDASGVRHLGGSEALSRHDLGVLIAGRDGLDASRLRRGRRADAALPGALDVRLDSRATQRKLRTRLRGAHQFLTPEV, encoded by the coding sequence GTGACGGTCCTGGTCGTTGGTGGTTCCGGATTCTTGGGTGCTGAGCTGCTCCGGCAAGCGGTCGCGGCCGGGCACCCCACGGCCGCGACCTACGCGACCAGACCCGGAAGCGCCCAAGGTGTCGCCTGGTACGACCTCGACCTGCGGGATCCCGGACGTGTCGAAGCGGTCGTGGCCGATGTCGGCCCTCGCGTCATAGTCAACGCGTCGAGCGGCGAGGCGGACTGGGCGGTCACGGCCGAGGGCCCTGTCCGGCTGGCGATGGCGGCGGCAAGGTCGGGCAGCCGTCTGATCCACGTCTCGAGCGATGCCGTGTTCTCCGGCGCCCGCGTCCACTACGGGGAGTCCTGTCTGCCCGATCCCGTGTCCCCGTACGGGGCGGCGAAGGCAGCGGCGGAGACAGGCGTTCTCCTCGTACATCCTGATGCTGTGATCGCGCGTACCTCGCTGATCATTGGCGACGGTCAGTCGAAGCACGAACGGGTGGTGCACGAACTCGTCGCCGGGACGCGCGACGGTGTGTTGTTCACCGACGACATCCGGTGCCCGGTGCACGTGGCCGACCTCGCCGCAGCTCTTATGGAACTCGCGTCGGGTGACGCCAGCGGTGTCCGTCATCTCGGCGGGAGCGAGGCTCTGAGCCGTCATGATCTCGGCGTCCTCATAGCCGGACGCGACGGACTCGACGCCTCCCGACTGCGCAGGGGGCGCCGTGCCGACGCAGCGCTTCCCGGGGCTCTCGACGTACGCCTCGACAGCCGTGCGACCCAGCGCAAGCTGCGCACCAGACTGCGCGGCGCCCACCAGTTCCTGACCCCAGAGGTGTGA
- a CDS encoding carboxymuconolactone decarboxylase family protein: MPPSATAPPHGAPVPPARPGPGGPRLVPLTPDEWPPSLRTVLDSSRKDGPGRNNLFGTLAHHLPLAEAWLALARVLTHDGTLGARDRELVVLRTAHLLGCDFVHARHIGQARLAGLDTAETTATALPLDAHPWAPDDLALLRTTDALAAHADVPDAVWQQLTERMRPDQLVELLVLAGQSAMMCMTLRTLRTPADAPSGQPEATGREVFEVRIERDLCCSSGQCVSTAPESFEQSDVDGLVTLRPDHLTRSRPADLQLAAELCPSGAITLTTVQQQ, translated from the coding sequence ATGCCCCCCTCTGCCACCGCCCCGCCGCACGGCGCCCCCGTCCCTCCGGCCCGGCCCGGTCCCGGCGGGCCGCGGCTCGTCCCCCTCACACCGGACGAGTGGCCGCCATCGCTGCGTACGGTGCTCGACTCCTCCCGCAAGGACGGACCGGGCAGGAACAACCTGTTCGGCACGCTCGCCCACCATCTGCCGCTCGCCGAGGCCTGGTTGGCGCTCGCGCGGGTGCTCACCCATGACGGCACGCTCGGCGCGCGGGACCGGGAACTCGTCGTCCTGCGCACCGCACACCTGCTGGGCTGCGACTTCGTCCACGCCCGGCACATCGGACAGGCCCGGCTGGCCGGACTGGACACGGCCGAGACGACGGCAACCGCCCTCCCACTCGACGCGCATCCCTGGGCGCCCGACGACCTCGCCCTGCTGCGGACCACCGACGCGCTCGCCGCCCACGCCGACGTACCGGACGCCGTCTGGCAGCAGCTCACCGAACGGATGCGACCCGACCAGCTGGTCGAACTCCTCGTGCTGGCAGGTCAGTCGGCGATGATGTGCATGACCCTGCGCACCCTGCGTACACCGGCTGACGCGCCTTCCGGGCAGCCGGAGGCGACGGGCCGGGAAGTGTTCGAGGTCCGTATCGAACGGGACCTGTGCTGCAGTTCCGGCCAGTGCGTCAGCACGGCCCCCGAGTCGTTCGAGCAGAGCGACGTGGACGGGCTGGTCACACTCCGCCCCGACCACCTCACCCGGTCCCGGCCCGCAGACCTCCAACTGGCCGCGGAACTCTGCCCCAGCGGCGCGATCACCCTCACCACCGTCCAGCAGCAGTAG
- a CDS encoding phosphopantetheine-binding protein — MSPVDTAVNSVLTGKFEVVPDSIHPESTLESLDLDSLSLAELALALQEELGVKVEEHEATKTTTVAELISTLVAKRVAAGAL, encoded by the coding sequence ATGTCTCCTGTCGACACCGCCGTCAACTCGGTCCTGACCGGCAAGTTCGAGGTCGTTCCGGACTCGATCCACCCCGAATCCACTCTGGAGAGCCTCGACCTGGACTCGCTCTCCCTGGCCGAACTCGCCCTCGCACTCCAGGAGGAACTGGGCGTCAAGGTCGAGGAGCACGAGGCGACCAAGACCACCACGGTCGCCGAACTCATCTCGACCCTGGTCGCCAAGCGCGTCGCGGCAGGGGCACTGTGA
- a CDS encoding alpha/beta hydrolase domain-containing protein encodes MRMLSRLSRRPVAATALGVLLCGALLATPLTAPAAASPAAAVAPTVTVPPAGSHGFPFLAAAEDLGSFGYTESEYFFSGTATSYAKSGLWTSDGRWNVRTSGTAAYKSRLLVRRPTDPAKFNGTVVVEWLNVSGQLELSPDYWFERDELLREGYAWVGVSAQAVGVNGGLGEIKGLKGWDPARYGSLVHPGDAFAYDIFSQAGQALRTPDGPDPLGGLPVRTLLADGESQSAGFMTTYVNAVQPVSKVYDGFMVHSNSAIASPISGVLADTLLMPNPSRIRTDLTAPTFVVLTETDVPGAATARQPDTGSVVHWELAGTAHGDQWAYDLGDATVTKSAGTAAPSPDCAAGSAPFNDGPGHWAMNSALRHLGVWARGGARPPSGRSLSTVLRDPATGLATGGVRLPDVTVPTRTLTGARDTSGSGVFCGLYGARDPWNGDADAWDRHDDGDPSDPLFPATAEPVLSRLYPTHADYVGKVRTAAQSSVDAGFLLPEDATSIIAAAQDSGIGG; translated from the coding sequence ATGCGCATGCTTTCCCGCTTATCCAGGCGGCCCGTCGCCGCCACCGCACTGGGGGTACTGCTCTGCGGTGCCCTCCTCGCCACCCCGCTGACCGCCCCGGCCGCGGCTTCCCCCGCCGCAGCCGTGGCCCCCACGGTGACCGTCCCGCCCGCCGGCAGCCACGGTTTCCCGTTCCTCGCCGCCGCGGAGGACCTCGGCTCGTTCGGCTACACCGAGAGCGAGTACTTCTTCTCGGGCACCGCGACGTCATACGCGAAGTCCGGCCTGTGGACATCCGACGGCCGGTGGAACGTCCGGACGTCCGGCACCGCCGCCTACAAGAGCCGCCTGCTCGTGCGCCGGCCCACCGATCCGGCGAAGTTCAACGGCACGGTGGTCGTGGAGTGGCTCAACGTCAGCGGCCAGCTCGAACTCTCCCCGGACTACTGGTTCGAACGGGACGAACTGCTGCGCGAGGGGTATGCCTGGGTCGGCGTCTCGGCACAGGCCGTCGGGGTCAACGGCGGGCTGGGCGAGATCAAGGGTCTCAAGGGCTGGGACCCGGCCAGGTACGGCAGTCTGGTCCACCCCGGTGACGCGTTCGCCTACGACATCTTCTCCCAGGCAGGCCAGGCGCTGCGCACCCCGGACGGGCCGGACCCCCTCGGCGGCCTACCGGTCCGGACCCTGCTCGCCGACGGCGAGTCGCAGTCGGCGGGCTTCATGACCACGTACGTCAACGCCGTCCAGCCGGTGTCCAAGGTCTACGACGGTTTCATGGTGCACAGCAACAGTGCGATCGCCTCGCCCATCAGCGGCGTGCTCGCCGACACCCTGCTGATGCCGAACCCGTCCCGGATCAGGACCGACCTGACTGCGCCGACGTTCGTCGTGCTCACCGAGACCGACGTGCCGGGCGCCGCGACCGCACGGCAGCCGGACACCGGCAGCGTCGTGCACTGGGAGCTGGCCGGCACCGCGCACGGCGACCAGTGGGCGTACGACCTCGGCGACGCAACCGTGACGAAGTCGGCGGGTACGGCCGCGCCGTCGCCGGACTGCGCCGCCGGTTCCGCTCCCTTCAACGACGGGCCCGGTCACTGGGCGATGAACTCCGCGCTGCGGCACCTGGGCGTCTGGGCGCGGGGCGGTGCGCGTCCCCCGAGCGGACGGTCACTGAGCACCGTCCTGCGTGACCCGGCAACCGGCCTGGCCACCGGCGGTGTCCGCCTGCCCGACGTCACAGTGCCCACGCGTACGCTCACCGGTGCGCGCGACACCAGTGGCAGCGGTGTCTTCTGCGGCCTGTACGGCGCCCGCGATCCGTGGAACGGCGACGCCGACGCGTGGGACCGCCACGACGACGGCGACCCGTCCGACCCGCTCTTCCCTGCCACGGCGGAGCCGGTACTCAGCCGCCTCTACCCGACCCATGCCGACTACGTGGGCAAGGTACGTACGGCCGCGCAGTCGTCCGTCGATGCGGGCTTCCTGCTGCCGGAGGACGCGACGTCGATCATTGCCGCCGCGCAGGACTCAGGAATCGGCGGCTGA
- a CDS encoding LacI family transcriptional regulator — protein sequence MAAAAGVSTAAVSQAVNGTGRISEATRRRVLAAAAELGWSPSASASALRRARTRTIALVVRRPTDVLGADPHFSELITGLEGELAPRGYGLLLHLVADIAQENALYERLVAEGRIDGAVLTDARADDPRPHLLRDLGLPAVLLGAPDPESPVPGVGLGQQDAGVREAVAHLLELGHRRFAYVAGPAELVHTRLRRAAFEDALAVAGLSPVAVRHTDFTEQAAVAVTEELLALPGRPTALVFPNDSMAVIGIGTAQRRGLRVPQDVSVVGYDNLPLGRWLHPRLTTVDQQVQRVGAAAARELLLRCGEDVPAPVLDGRPSLVVRESTGPSPAGS from the coding sequence GTGGCCGCAGCGGCCGGGGTCTCCACCGCCGCGGTCTCCCAGGCCGTCAACGGCACCGGCCGGATCTCCGAGGCCACCCGCCGCCGGGTCCTCGCGGCGGCCGCCGAACTGGGCTGGTCGCCCAGCGCGTCCGCGTCGGCCCTGCGCCGGGCCCGGACCCGCACGATCGCGCTCGTCGTCAGACGCCCCACGGACGTGCTCGGCGCCGACCCGCACTTCAGCGAACTGATCACCGGCCTGGAGGGCGAACTCGCCCCCCGGGGCTACGGTCTCCTGCTCCACCTGGTCGCCGACATCGCCCAGGAGAACGCCCTGTACGAACGGCTGGTCGCGGAGGGCCGCATAGACGGAGCCGTACTGACCGACGCGCGCGCCGACGACCCGCGCCCGCACCTGCTGCGGGACCTCGGACTGCCCGCCGTCCTGCTGGGCGCACCCGACCCCGAATCACCCGTGCCCGGTGTGGGGCTCGGTCAGCAGGACGCCGGTGTCCGAGAGGCCGTCGCCCACCTGCTGGAACTCGGCCACCGGCGGTTCGCGTACGTCGCGGGCCCGGCCGAACTGGTGCACACCCGGCTGCGCCGCGCCGCCTTCGAGGATGCGCTTGCCGTGGCCGGGCTGAGTCCCGTGGCCGTCCGGCACACCGATTTCACCGAACAGGCGGCCGTCGCCGTGACCGAGGAACTGCTCGCCCTGCCCGGCCGGCCGACCGCGCTGGTCTTCCCCAACGACTCCATGGCCGTCATCGGCATCGGCACGGCCCAGCGCCGCGGACTCCGGGTGCCGCAGGACGTGTCGGTGGTCGGTTACGACAACCTGCCGCTCGGCCGCTGGCTCCACCCCCGTCTGACCACCGTGGACCAGCAGGTGCAACGGGTCGGTGCGGCCGCCGCCCGTGAACTGCTCCTCCGCTGCGGCGAGGACGTGCCGGCACCTGTCCTCGACGGACGCCCCAGCCTGGTCGTCCGGGAGTCGACGGGCCCGTCTCCCGCCGGGTCGTGA
- a CDS encoding carbohydrate ABC transporter permease, translated as MKFGRSWLPAHILAWLYAALLVVPLYYLLVSAFKTNDQIFGSPFSLPTSFSPHNFGEAFSSADLGPAVVNSVLVTALALALTLALAIPAAFAIARTEGRLGAFVERVFSLGFLVPTFAALFPTFLLAAATGLFHTRTFMVLFLPATAMPLSVVILVQFMRTIPREMEEAARMDGASTFAVLRHIYTPMCMPGIATILLLNFLTFWNEYLYSLVIIGPDPEQRTVQVALPTLKSLTGTDYGILTAGTVLTLVPVWVVYTVLQKRMQQALVSGAVKM; from the coding sequence ATGAAGTTCGGAAGGTCCTGGCTGCCGGCCCACATCCTCGCGTGGCTGTACGCGGCGCTGCTGGTGGTGCCCCTCTACTACCTGCTGGTCTCGGCGTTCAAGACGAACGACCAGATCTTCGGAAGTCCCTTCTCCCTGCCCACCTCGTTCTCCCCGCACAACTTCGGGGAGGCGTTCTCCTCCGCGGACCTCGGGCCGGCCGTCGTCAACTCGGTGCTCGTCACCGCGCTGGCACTGGCGCTCACCCTGGCCCTGGCCATTCCGGCGGCCTTCGCGATCGCCCGTACCGAGGGACGCCTCGGCGCCTTCGTGGAGCGGGTGTTCTCCCTGGGGTTCCTGGTCCCCACGTTCGCCGCGCTCTTCCCCACGTTCCTGCTGGCCGCGGCGACCGGACTCTTCCACACCCGCACCTTCATGGTCCTCTTCCTGCCGGCCACGGCGATGCCGCTGTCCGTCGTGATCCTCGTCCAGTTCATGCGGACGATCCCGCGCGAGATGGAAGAGGCGGCGCGGATGGACGGGGCGTCCACCTTCGCCGTCCTGCGGCACATCTACACCCCGATGTGCATGCCCGGGATCGCCACGATCCTCCTCCTGAACTTCCTGACGTTCTGGAACGAGTACCTGTACTCCCTCGTCATCATCGGCCCCGACCCCGAACAGCGCACCGTGCAGGTGGCGCTGCCCACCCTCAAGTCCCTGACCGGCACCGACTACGGCATCCTGACCGCGGGCACGGTCCTGACACTGGTTCCCGTCTGGGTGGTGTACACCGTGCTCCAGAAGCGCATGCAACAGGCACTCGTCAGCGGGGCGGTGAAGATGTGA
- a CDS encoding cytochrome P450: MSLTSPAPSSVLALPAQYGDCPYGPPPAYVQASRASSVTRSVLPDGSKCWLVTGYQEVRAALADARFSADARTPGFPFLSPGQRHLATAKPSFIRMDDPEHARLRRMVTKDFLVKRIDALRPAIQEIVDAAVDRMQAKGAPADLVGDFALPVPSLVICHMLGVPYEDHELFQSLSRTLLDNTTGQDRVTEAHQDLMAYLTQLATSKQAQPGDDILSRLVARDDLTPQETASLGFLLLVTGHESTANMTAVSTLALLRRPDQTALLRERPELVPGAVEELLRQQTIIHLGLARVAKESVEVSGTTIAAGDGVIFMLSTANLDEDLFTSETGACPTELDVTRDARRHLSFGFGIHQCLGQALARAELQIILETLLRRMPALRLAVPEEDLDFSTESIVYGLRSLPVAW; the protein is encoded by the coding sequence ATGTCCCTGACCAGTCCCGCACCCAGCTCCGTCCTCGCCCTCCCGGCGCAGTACGGCGACTGCCCGTACGGTCCGCCTCCGGCGTACGTGCAGGCCTCCCGGGCATCCTCGGTGACGCGCTCCGTGCTGCCTGACGGTTCCAAGTGCTGGCTCGTCACCGGTTATCAGGAGGTGCGTGCCGCCTTGGCCGACGCGCGCTTCAGCGCCGACGCCCGTACCCCCGGTTTCCCCTTCCTCTCCCCGGGGCAGCGCCATCTGGCCACCGCCAAGCCGAGCTTCATCCGGATGGACGACCCCGAACACGCCCGCCTTCGGCGCATGGTCACCAAGGACTTCCTCGTCAAACGTATCGACGCCCTGCGCCCCGCCATCCAGGAGATCGTGGACGCTGCCGTCGACCGGATGCAGGCCAAGGGCGCACCCGCCGACCTGGTCGGTGACTTCGCACTGCCCGTGCCGTCGCTCGTCATCTGCCACATGTTGGGGGTGCCGTACGAGGACCATGAGCTCTTCCAGTCGCTGAGCAGGACACTCCTGGACAACACGACGGGCCAGGACCGGGTCACCGAAGCCCATCAGGACCTGATGGCGTATCTGACGCAGCTGGCCACCAGCAAGCAGGCGCAGCCGGGCGACGACATCCTCAGCCGGCTGGTCGCACGCGACGACCTGACCCCGCAGGAGACCGCGTCGCTGGGCTTCCTGCTGTTGGTCACCGGCCACGAGAGCACCGCCAACATGACAGCCGTCAGCACCCTGGCGCTGCTGCGTCGCCCCGATCAGACGGCTCTGTTGCGGGAGCGGCCGGAGCTCGTCCCCGGCGCGGTCGAGGAGTTGCTGAGGCAGCAGACCATCATTCACCTCGGCCTCGCCCGAGTCGCCAAGGAGAGCGTGGAGGTCTCGGGGACGACCATCGCCGCCGGCGACGGGGTGATCTTCATGCTGTCCACGGCCAACCTGGACGAGGACCTGTTCACGTCGGAGACCGGCGCCTGCCCCACGGAGCTGGACGTGACCCGGGACGCACGGCGCCATCTCTCCTTCGGCTTCGGCATCCACCAGTGCCTTGGCCAGGCGCTGGCCCGGGCCGAACTGCAGATCATCCTGGAGACCCTGCTGCGCCGCATGCCCGCTCTGCGGCTCGCGGTGCCGGAGGAGGACCTGGACTTCTCCACCGAGAGCATCGTGTACGGACTGAGGTCGTTGCCCGTGGCGTGGTGA
- a CDS encoding ABC transporter substrate-binding protein, translated as MRSSLSRRGFLAAGSGLAAATALSGCSTLASADSDPGTLTVHTQLGTTAPGSPTYKAVVKAFHEENPDIRIKNLVNGDDLPQVYETSRLARKEPDVVMVNLYDKTLAWTDVGATVDVKGYLDDWGLRERVLPAAIEEWTDADGRLRAFPYFATNWPVAFNTALLGRAGVDSVPTTGDQLIGAARRLRAKGIAPVTVGGNDWTGQKLLAQIIQTFLTPDEARKVYTSGDFSGSRGAREGIDYFVQLRDAGVFADKAQGLTSDIMTTQYNTEAAAIQSAMSSALAKVSPKAAGHTEVGGWPLAPGAAHSKPTILRSYTLIGFWISPNGVKKLPSVEKFLRFMYRPETVSRFITESGRDMALVTDTVSKDFPLVAKAQQLGDRVGQVLLPDLYVPPTATQPLITATSTAFTRGTSAAAVRSALESAYRTA; from the coding sequence GTGCGCTCATCCCTGAGCCGGCGCGGTTTCCTCGCTGCAGGCTCCGGCCTCGCCGCCGCTACCGCTCTGTCCGGCTGCTCCACACTCGCCTCGGCCGATTCCGACCCCGGCACCCTGACCGTGCACACCCAACTCGGTACCACCGCGCCCGGTTCTCCCACCTACAAGGCAGTCGTCAAGGCGTTCCACGAGGAGAATCCGGACATCCGGATCAAGAACCTCGTCAACGGCGACGACCTGCCCCAGGTGTACGAGACCTCCCGGCTGGCCCGCAAGGAGCCGGACGTGGTCATGGTCAACCTCTACGACAAGACCCTGGCCTGGACCGATGTCGGGGCCACCGTCGACGTGAAGGGCTACCTCGACGACTGGGGGCTCCGCGAGCGCGTGCTGCCCGCCGCCATCGAGGAGTGGACCGACGCCGACGGCAGGCTCCGCGCCTTCCCGTACTTCGCCACCAACTGGCCCGTCGCCTTCAACACCGCCCTGCTCGGGCGGGCCGGCGTCGACTCCGTACCCACCACCGGTGACCAGCTGATCGGGGCCGCGCGCCGGCTGCGGGCCAAGGGCATCGCCCCGGTCACCGTCGGCGGAAACGACTGGACCGGACAGAAGCTGCTGGCCCAGATCATCCAGACGTTCCTCACGCCCGACGAGGCGCGGAAGGTCTACACGAGCGGAGACTTCAGCGGCAGCAGGGGAGCCCGCGAGGGCATCGACTACTTCGTCCAGCTGCGCGACGCCGGTGTCTTCGCCGACAAGGCGCAGGGGCTGACCTCGGACATCATGACCACGCAGTACAACACCGAGGCGGCGGCCATCCAGTCCGCGATGTCGTCGGCGCTGGCGAAGGTCTCACCGAAGGCGGCCGGGCACACGGAGGTCGGTGGCTGGCCGCTGGCCCCCGGCGCGGCGCACAGCAAGCCGACCATCCTGCGCTCGTACACCCTCATCGGGTTCTGGATCAGCCCCAACGGCGTCAAGAAGCTGCCATCGGTCGAGAAGTTCCTGCGCTTCATGTACCGCCCCGAGACGGTCTCGCGCTTCATCACCGAGAGCGGCCGGGACATGGCGCTCGTCACCGACACCGTCAGCAAGGACTTCCCGCTGGTGGCCAAGGCCCAGCAGCTCGGCGACCGGGTCGGCCAGGTACTCCTGCCCGACCTGTACGTCCCCCCGACGGCCACCCAGCCCCTGATCACGGCGACCAGCACCGCCTTCACCCGGGGGACGAGCGCGGCCGCCGTGCGCTCCGCCCTCGAATCCGCCTACCGCACGGCCTGA